A genome region from Deltaproteobacteria bacterium includes the following:
- a CDS encoding PAS domain S-box protein, translated as MSGDPSLNSLKKELDGLKKALALSETRYREVVDTANSVILRLDHDGNITFFNSFAQKFFGFSEEEIIGKPAVGTIVPETETSGRDLVDLLLKICNNPDNYCANENENIKKNGERVWIAWTNKAITDDAGQVREVLCIGNDVTAARRALADLDLERRQLLSIFDSIDEPIYVSDPQTYDVLYINAALRKLLGDATGKKCHEAFQGLDKPCPFCTNSSLFGENAVSSYVWNQKNLITGRWFRCMDKALLWPDGRMVRYEMAVDITERMRSDELLQDAHNELAEANRRLRADIDQRQKAQRELLESQEALLESEEKFRLAFENAVDAIFWADPITGRILNCNKAAEALLETSRERIIGRHQTVLHPPQKAVHYMEMFRRHFQTPRIADEEAEIITESGFVKPVHITACATVIGKKIIHQGIFRDITHRKRAEDALRASEARYRSLLEFSPDPIAVYDNEGRVMYVNPAFEETFGWKLGELIGKRINFVPDENWPETRDAIERMKAGEKVLLFETRRSTKDGRILDVQISSSVFYGADGKTAGNVVFLRDITRRKTLEEELLQAKKLEATGVLAGGLAHDFGNLLAILVLNIELARSRISAGDPSAQFMEDAMEACHRARDLTYKFITFSPGGSPHRSMAMIADLLAECLSLLDGVSDITYSTALPKDLWGVSIDRRQMKTVFTEIIRNAMESMPEGGIIRLSAENIRIDEKTADSLPNLPPGRYVKTVISDQGRGIPAQNLPRVYDPYFSTKERGTQKGMGLGLSIAWSVVKRHGGTIRMETGPGGTDVFIYLPAP; from the coding sequence ATGTCCGGCGATCCGTCCCTCAATTCCCTCAAAAAAGAACTGGATGGCCTCAAAAAGGCACTCGCCCTCTCGGAAACCCGTTACAGGGAGGTCGTGGACACCGCCAACAGCGTCATACTCCGCCTGGACCACGACGGCAACATCACCTTTTTCAACTCTTTCGCCCAGAAATTCTTCGGCTTTTCCGAAGAGGAAATTATCGGGAAACCTGCGGTGGGAACCATAGTTCCCGAAACCGAGACCTCCGGGCGCGACCTTGTGGACCTTCTCCTGAAAATTTGCAACAACCCGGACAACTACTGCGCCAACGAAAACGAAAACATCAAAAAAAACGGCGAACGCGTCTGGATAGCCTGGACCAACAAGGCCATAACCGATGACGCCGGGCAGGTGCGGGAAGTACTTTGCATCGGAAACGACGTCACTGCGGCCAGGCGGGCGCTCGCCGACCTCGACCTTGAGCGCCGCCAGCTTCTTTCGATATTCGACAGCATAGACGAGCCAATCTATGTCTCCGACCCTCAAACATACGACGTGCTCTACATCAATGCCGCCCTGCGAAAACTGTTGGGCGACGCCACCGGAAAAAAATGCCACGAGGCCTTCCAGGGCCTGGATAAACCCTGCCCGTTTTGCACCAATTCCTCCCTCTTCGGGGAAAACGCCGTATCATCATACGTATGGAACCAGAAAAACCTGATCACTGGCCGGTGGTTCCGCTGCATGGACAAGGCCCTGCTCTGGCCCGACGGACGAATGGTGCGCTATGAAATGGCCGTTGACATAACCGAGAGGATGAGAAGCGATGAACTCCTCCAGGATGCCCACAACGAGCTGGCCGAGGCAAACCGGCGCCTCAGGGCCGACATAGATCAGCGCCAGAAGGCCCAGCGGGAGCTGCTCGAAAGCCAGGAGGCGCTCCTGGAAAGCGAGGAGAAATTCCGCCTTGCCTTTGAGAACGCGGTGGACGCCATATTCTGGGCCGATCCCATCACCGGGCGCATCCTAAACTGCAACAAGGCCGCCGAGGCCCTCCTGGAAACCAGCAGGGAGCGCATAATAGGACGCCACCAGACGGTGCTTCACCCTCCCCAGAAGGCCGTCCACTACATGGAGATGTTCCGCCGCCACTTTCAAACCCCAAGGATAGCGGACGAGGAAGCGGAGATCATAACCGAAAGCGGTTTCGTAAAACCCGTTCACATCACCGCCTGCGCCACGGTAATAGGCAAAAAGATCATTCACCAGGGCATTTTCCGTGACATCACCCACCGCAAGCGCGCCGAAGACGCCTTGCGGGCCAGCGAGGCCCGCTACAGGAGCCTCCTGGAATTCTCCCCCGACCCCATCGCGGTTTACGACAACGAGGGCAGGGTCATGTACGTCAACCCCGCCTTCGAGGAAACCTTCGGCTGGAAACTGGGCGAGCTCATCGGAAAAAGAATCAATTTCGTGCCGGATGAGAACTGGCCCGAAACCCGCGACGCCATAGAGCGCATGAAGGCGGGCGAAAAGGTTCTCCTGTTCGAGACCCGCCGCTCCACCAAGGACGGGCGGATACTGGACGTTCAGATAAGCTCTTCGGTATTCTACGGCGCGGACGGCAAAACAGCAGGCAACGTGGTGTTTCTCCGGGACATAACAAGGCGCAAGACCCTTGAGGAAGAACTTTTACAGGCGAAAAAGCTGGAGGCCACGGGAGTTCTGGCCGGAGGGCTCGCACACGACTTCGGAAACCTTCTGGCCATCCTGGTGCTGAACATAGAACTGGCAAGGAGCCGCATCTCGGCTGGCGACCCCTCGGCCCAGTTCATGGAAGACGCAATGGAAGCCTGCCACAGGGCCCGCGACCTCACTTACAAGTTCATCACCTTCTCGCCCGGCGGCTCCCCCCATCGCAGCATGGCCATGATTGCCGATCTTTTGGCCGAATGTCTCTCCCTTCTGGACGGCGTCTCCGACATCACATATTCCACGGCGCTTCCAAAAGACCTCTGGGGCGTGTCCATAGACCGCCGGCAGATGAAAACCGTGTTCACCGAAATAATCAGAAACGCCATGGAGTCCATGCCGGAAGGCGGAATAATAAGGCTTTCGGCGGAAAATATACGGATAGACGAAAAAACAGCGGACTCGCTTCCCAACCTGCCGCCCGGACGATACGTGAAAACCGTAATCAGCGACCAGGGCAGGGGCATTCCCGCCCAGAACCTGCCCAGGGTCTATGACCCCTACTTCTCCACCAAGGAACGCGGAACGCAAAAAGGCATGGGGCTTGGGCTTTCCATCGCCTGGAGCGTGGTAAAGCGTCACGGCGGAACCATCCGCATGGAAACAGGCCCGGGCGGGACCGATGTATTCATCTATCTCCCCGCCCCCTGA
- a CDS encoding TetR/AcrR family transcriptional regulator produces MPKKPRSPDEMESAKSRILECSLSVLAEKGFEGLSMREVARRMGVVVGTLYGYYRNRDDLYLAVLTRGFERLYDRFRKIPANQGQPLENLAAMAGAYLDFGLEEPHFYNIMFTWHVPKFRDYLNTPMEQAARVELETALAVYRLVLDQIDGLLAETERSSTEDNRYWAIFFWSTLHGYVAGLNNTLLNYMHDKPLDLKERFLATLLESIRLGLSRLGAEKGL; encoded by the coding sequence GTGCCCAAAAAACCCCGAAGCCCGGATGAAATGGAATCAGCAAAAAGCCGGATTCTGGAATGCTCCTTGTCCGTTCTGGCGGAAAAGGGCTTCGAGGGGCTTTCCATGCGGGAGGTGGCCCGCAGGATGGGCGTTGTTGTGGGGACCCTTTACGGCTATTACCGCAACAGGGACGATCTCTACCTTGCGGTCCTCACGCGGGGTTTCGAGAGGCTCTACGACAGGTTCCGGAAAATTCCGGCCAACCAGGGCCAGCCCTTGGAAAACCTTGCAGCCATGGCCGGGGCCTACCTGGATTTCGGCCTGGAAGAGCCCCACTTTTACAACATCATGTTCACCTGGCACGTGCCCAAGTTCCGGGACTATCTGAATACGCCCATGGAACAGGCGGCCCGCGTCGAGCTTGAAACGGCCCTGGCGGTTTACAGGCTGGTGCTCGACCAGATCGACGGGCTCCTGGCGGAAACGGAACGCTCCTCCACGGAAGACAACAGGTATTGGGCCATATTTTTCTGGTCAACGCTTCACGGCTACGTTGCCGGGCTCAATAACACCCTTCTGAACTATATGCACGACAAGCCCCTCGATCTGAAGGAACGCTTTCTGGCAACCCTTCTTGAGAGCATCCGCCTGGGCCTGTCCCGGCTTGGGGCCGAAAAAGGCTTGTGA
- a CDS encoding formate acetyltransferase gives MFLNSDSFLARKIGLSEGRSATGLLVRFLLWLMAKNFNLRKGLKNELSGFEGPVSFTAGIRTDNGSVNAAIRFHENLARVLPAIPEDVQCVLAFKSDTAVKKFLSATPTDQVYMILKNEFKTYGNASYLNLFIYYISLLLSKKQIGVMERERRKDRKRLAESSKKPAGGPSGEKAVRGKERMKAAGCDPFVKYLADPYLSEYGLDDFPRVKAFHERHFSARAELCPELPQLVTQWHRENGFELKKDGSPWNPILRKAACYKNLMENRLPRINENDLIAGTTTSKDIGVVVYPEGHGTMIWGELLTLPHRSLNSCDVSPETRRTLHRDVFPYWVNRNFKEWVRGKYNSPLCQQIDERFAVYFDWKSVTISHTIPDFPKILKIGAGGIIREIREAMEADPDPERNVTRQAMILCLEGLIAYAKNLSARAAQEAQAHPDPERRTELARLSETCARAVESGAGSLDEAFNVVWITFVALHMESTNAGLSMGRLDQWLQPYFLADMEKIADDDERRGYIKRAIELTGCFMMRATDHLPLTPDVANFYFGGSSSDQAITLGGVTPEGDDGVNDMTYIFLKVTEMLAIRDPNVNARYNPDKNSDTYLKRLCEVNLITTATPSMHNDRAVWASLAEFGYAEEDLRNWSATGCVEPTLSGRHIGHTNFQMINMVAALEMAMNNGLHPLMDWKLGPDTGVIENGDFTSFDQFFEAFEIQFAFLIDQSIQYNEMLAKAHQELRPTPMLSTLIEDCITSGRDVTKGGARYNSSGSACIGLADVTDSMMAIKKLVFDQGKLTFSELKKAVDDNFAGHPAILAMVKNKVPLFGSGNPEAVEMANRIAKFAHDRYGSYTNYRGGKYTTGFWSMSNHVAYGTLSGALPSGKLKGKPFTPGLTPQPGASPNLLDNLRDVASLDPRNMNNNIAFNVKVVPHPGDSHEKTVETMHQYVKTYFALGGMQMQMNTVTSDTLRDAMANPENYRHLLVRISGYNAYFTTLNRDMQMELIERAEYGL, from the coding sequence ATGTTCCTCAACTCAGACTCCTTTTTAGCCCGTAAAATCGGCCTTTCAGAAGGCCGCTCCGCAACCGGCCTCCTGGTCAGGTTCCTTCTTTGGCTCATGGCCAAGAACTTCAACCTCAGAAAGGGCCTCAAAAACGAGCTTTCGGGCTTCGAAGGCCCGGTCAGCTTCACGGCGGGCATAAGAACGGACAACGGAAGCGTGAACGCCGCCATAAGGTTTCACGAAAACCTCGCACGGGTTCTTCCGGCCATCCCCGAAGACGTCCAATGCGTGCTTGCCTTCAAAAGCGACACGGCGGTCAAAAAATTCCTTTCCGCCACACCCACGGATCAGGTTTACATGATCCTCAAAAACGAGTTCAAGACTTACGGCAACGCCTCTTATCTCAACCTTTTCATCTATTACATAAGCCTTCTTTTAAGCAAAAAACAGATCGGGGTGATGGAGAGGGAGCGCCGAAAGGACCGGAAACGCCTCGCGGAAAGCTCCAAAAAGCCCGCCGGGGGACCATCGGGCGAAAAGGCCGTGCGCGGAAAAGAACGCATGAAGGCCGCCGGTTGCGACCCTTTCGTGAAATACCTTGCGGACCCCTATCTTTCGGAATACGGCCTGGATGACTTCCCCAGGGTGAAGGCCTTTCACGAGAGGCATTTTTCGGCCCGGGCCGAGCTCTGCCCGGAGCTTCCCCAACTGGTCACCCAATGGCATCGGGAAAACGGCTTTGAGCTCAAGAAGGACGGCTCGCCCTGGAACCCCATCCTCAGAAAAGCCGCCTGCTACAAGAATCTCATGGAAAACCGGCTTCCCAGAATAAACGAAAACGACCTGATCGCAGGAACCACTACCAGCAAGGACATAGGGGTTGTGGTCTATCCCGAAGGCCACGGCACTATGATCTGGGGGGAGCTTCTCACCCTGCCCCACCGGAGCCTGAACTCCTGCGACGTCTCCCCAGAAACCCGGCGGACGCTGCACCGAGACGTCTTCCCCTATTGGGTGAACCGGAATTTCAAGGAATGGGTGCGGGGAAAGTACAACAGCCCCCTATGCCAGCAGATAGACGAACGCTTCGCGGTCTACTTTGACTGGAAATCCGTCACCATCTCCCACACCATCCCGGACTTCCCGAAAATCCTGAAAATCGGCGCGGGCGGAATCATAAGGGAAATCCGTGAGGCCATGGAGGCCGACCCGGACCCCGAAAGAAACGTCACCCGCCAGGCCATGATCCTGTGCCTGGAAGGGCTCATCGCCTACGCAAAAAACCTTTCGGCCAGGGCGGCCCAAGAGGCCCAGGCCCACCCGGACCCGGAAAGGCGCACGGAGCTTGCCCGCCTTTCCGAAACCTGCGCCAGGGCCGTGGAGTCCGGGGCAGGCAGCCTTGACGAAGCCTTCAACGTGGTGTGGATAACCTTTGTGGCCCTTCACATGGAAAGCACCAACGCGGGCCTTTCCATGGGGAGGCTGGACCAGTGGCTCCAGCCGTATTTCCTGGCCGACATGGAAAAGATCGCCGATGACGACGAACGAAGGGGATACATTAAGCGGGCCATCGAACTCACGGGATGCTTCATGATGAGGGCCACCGACCACCTGCCCTTAACGCCGGACGTGGCCAATTTCTACTTCGGCGGAAGTTCCTCGGACCAGGCCATCACCTTAGGCGGGGTCACCCCGGAAGGCGATGACGGGGTGAACGACATGACCTACATCTTCCTTAAAGTCACGGAAATGCTCGCCATACGCGACCCCAACGTGAACGCTCGCTACAACCCGGACAAAAACAGCGACACCTACCTGAAACGCCTGTGCGAGGTGAACCTCATCACCACGGCCACTCCTTCCATGCATAACGACCGGGCGGTGTGGGCCTCTTTGGCCGAGTTCGGCTACGCCGAGGAGGATCTCAGGAACTGGTCGGCAACCGGCTGCGTGGAGCCCACCCTTTCGGGGCGGCACATCGGCCACACCAATTTCCAGATGATAAACATGGTGGCGGCTCTCGAAATGGCCATGAACAACGGCCTTCACCCGCTCATGGACTGGAAGCTGGGGCCGGATACCGGCGTCATCGAAAACGGCGATTTCACCAGTTTCGACCAATTTTTCGAGGCCTTTGAAATTCAGTTCGCCTTTCTCATCGACCAGTCCATCCAATATAACGAGATGCTGGCCAAGGCCCACCAGGAGCTTCGGCCCACCCCCATGCTTTCGACCTTGATCGAAGACTGCATTACATCGGGAAGGGACGTCACCAAGGGAGGGGCGCGCTACAACAGTTCCGGCTCGGCCTGCATCGGCCTTGCCGACGTCACCGATTCCATGATGGCCATAAAAAAGCTGGTTTTCGACCAGGGCAAGCTGACCTTTTCGGAGCTTAAAAAGGCTGTTGACGACAACTTCGCAGGCCACCCGGCCATTCTCGCCATGGTGAAAAACAAGGTCCCGCTTTTCGGGTCCGGAAACCCCGAAGCGGTGGAAATGGCCAACCGCATAGCCAAATTCGCCCACGACCGCTACGGCTCCTACACCAACTACCGTGGAGGAAAGTACACCACGGGCTTCTGGTCCATGTCCAACCACGTGGCCTACGGCACCTTAAGCGGCGCGCTCCCGTCCGGGAAGCTCAAGGGCAAGCCCTTCACCCCCGGCCTCACCCCCCAGCCCGGAGCCTCCCCCAACCTTCTGGACAACCTCAGGGACGTGGCCAGCCTTGACCCTCGCAACATGAACAACAACATAGCCTTCAACGTGAAGGTGGTTCCGCATCCGGGCGACAGCCACGAAAAAACCGTGGAGACCATGCACCAGTACGTTAAAACCTACTTCGCCTTAGGCGGAATGCAGATGCAGATGAACACGGTGACAAGCGACACACTAAGGGACGCCATGGCCAACCCGGAAAACTACAGGCATCTTCTGGTGCGCATATCCGGCTACAACGCCTATTTCACGACGCTCAACCGGGACATGCAGATGGAGCTTATCGAGAGGGCCGAGTACGGCCTTTAA
- a CDS encoding threonylcarbamoyl-AMP synthase produces MLVSINPENPQERLIAKVVTVLRNGGIIAYPTDTYYGIGCDILNKKAIKKVYQIKQRDPGKPFSFICADLKNISDYAKVTNWAYKTMKRLLPGPYTFILEGSRLVPDIMLTRRKTAGIRVPDHAICLALVEALGNPVISTSAQSADGKDFADPSLLHDYFKGQIDLVIDGGPVPGKPSSVISLIGDEPEIIRRGEGDVSIFE; encoded by the coding sequence ATGCTCGTTTCCATAAACCCTGAAAACCCCCAGGAACGCCTCATCGCAAAGGTGGTCACCGTTTTGAGGAACGGGGGCATAATCGCCTATCCCACCGACACCTATTACGGTATCGGCTGCGATATTCTGAACAAGAAGGCCATAAAGAAGGTCTACCAGATAAAGCAGCGAGACCCGGGCAAGCCCTTCAGCTTCATCTGCGCGGATCTCAAAAACATCTCGGACTACGCCAAGGTCACCAACTGGGCCTACAAGACCATGAAAAGGCTTTTGCCCGGCCCCTACACCTTCATCCTGGAAGGCTCCAGGCTGGTTCCCGACATCATGCTCACCCGCCGCAAGACGGCTGGAATAAGGGTACCTGACCACGCCATCTGCCTGGCCCTGGTGGAGGCCCTGGGAAACCCCGTAATCTCAACCTCCGCCCAATCCGCCGACGGCAAGGATTTCGCCGACCCCTCCCTTTTGCACGATTACTTCAAGGGCCAGATCGATCTCGTTATCGACGGCGGCCCGGTGCCCGGAAAGCCCTCCTCGGTGATCTCCCTCATAGGCGACGAGCCGGAGATAATTCGGCGCGGCGAGGGCGACGTGTCGATTTTCGAATAA
- a CDS encoding divalent-cation tolerance protein CutA, with translation MAEAMVYITAPNTEEAERIAEKLVADRLCACVNIIPEIRSVYWWDGAVQKGSEVALISKTREILVPAVIEAVKAMHSYEVPAIVSWPISRGNPDFLNWIRDVTRIPPV, from the coding sequence ATGGCCGAGGCTATGGTCTACATCACGGCCCCGAACACCGAGGAGGCCGAACGGATAGCCGAAAAGCTCGTCGCGGACAGGCTTTGCGCCTGCGTCAACATAATCCCGGAAATCCGTTCGGTTTACTGGTGGGACGGGGCGGTTCAGAAGGGCTCTGAAGTGGCCCTTATCTCCAAAACCCGCGAAATTCTGGTGCCTGCCGTCATCGAGGCCGTGAAGGCCATGCACTCCTACGAGGTTCCGGCCATCGTGTCATGGCCCATATCAAGGGGAAACCCGGATTTTTTGAACTGGATCAGGGACGTGACCAGGATTCCTCCGGTCTGA
- a CDS encoding alpha/beta fold hydrolase: MSAIIKDSVFFVKGDGLVGRFFLPPKKKRPPVVVMGHGFGAEMAFGLAPFAERFVKKGLAVFMFDYRGFGESAGMPRNLVHPFRHLVDWKAALAHVRQSGLVNSERLGIWGSSFAGGHVVVTAAKDRGVKAVVSQIPFLDGVASANERGLVFGLRAALAGVLDLASQAVAGEPLYVPIVGGTGAIAPLAMPGNLDSYLGLIPEERRTAWGNRCPARIFLLTALYRPIKYAPKVKCPALVVMAEEDNLIPASLVEKAASLMPKGRLMRLPVDHFAPYSGEPFEKVVTAEADFFAEVL, translated from the coding sequence ATGAGCGCGATTATAAAGGACAGCGTTTTTTTCGTGAAGGGCGACGGACTTGTGGGGCGTTTTTTTCTTCCGCCCAAAAAAAAGCGCCCGCCGGTGGTGGTGATGGGCCACGGTTTCGGGGCTGAAATGGCTTTCGGCCTTGCGCCCTTCGCCGAGCGTTTCGTCAAAAAGGGCCTTGCGGTTTTCATGTTCGATTACAGGGGCTTCGGCGAATCAGCGGGAATGCCGCGAAACCTGGTCCACCCGTTCCGCCACCTTGTGGACTGGAAGGCGGCCCTGGCCCACGTGCGGCAAAGCGGCCTCGTGAACTCCGAGCGGCTCGGGATATGGGGATCGTCCTTCGCGGGCGGGCACGTTGTGGTCACTGCGGCGAAAGACCGGGGCGTGAAGGCCGTGGTCTCCCAGATTCCCTTTTTGGACGGGGTGGCCTCCGCCAACGAGCGCGGCCTTGTTTTCGGTTTAAGGGCGGCCCTTGCGGGCGTCCTGGACCTGGCAAGCCAAGCGGTGGCCGGGGAGCCCCTTTATGTCCCCATCGTGGGCGGAACCGGGGCCATAGCGCCCCTTGCCATGCCCGGAAACCTGGACTCCTACCTGGGGCTCATTCCCGAAGAAAGGCGCACCGCCTGGGGAAACCGCTGCCCTGCCAGAATTTTCCTTCTCACCGCCCTTTACAGGCCCATAAAGTACGCGCCCAAGGTAAAATGCCCGGCCCTTGTTGTGATGGCGGAGGAGGACAACCTCATTCCCGCGTCCCTGGTGGAAAAAGCGGCGTCTCTCATGCCCAAGGGAAGGCTCATGCGCCTTCCGGTGGATCATTTCGCGCCCTACAGCGGGGAGCCCTTCGAGAAGGTGGTTACTGCGGAGGCGGACTTCTTCGCAGAGGTTCTTTAG
- a CDS encoding amidohydrolase family protein, whose protein sequence is MVDGTGRPPVSDILLLVENGRFAEAGPSGCEPAGAPEISGGPAECLDFSGATLLPGLVDAHVHLCWSGVSDPEIRKNQVEPDEAWADAAISGHIRDHLACGVFAVRDGGDRLGHAGRFSRNQKGPLEIRAAGRAWHRQGRYGSLIGRPVPQGLSLGRAIFGDPDPGDHVKVVQSGLNSLKVFGKPTKPQFSLDELTDAVGAAKSCGLSVMAHANGPEAVEIAVRAGCASVEHGFFMGRENLELLADSGCVWVPTSVTMTGYSESLAPESPEAAVARRMLDSQLEQMALARSLGVKMAVGTDSGCQGVFHGLAVRCEMENMVMAGFTIEEAVKAGTSSGAKLLGFSETGEIARGRDATFLVIPGPPCEFIENLKNPTAFYIKGRKVFG, encoded by the coding sequence ATGGTGGACGGGACCGGCAGGCCGCCGGTTTCGGATATCCTCTTGCTGGTGGAAAACGGGCGCTTCGCCGAGGCAGGCCCCTCAGGCTGCGAACCCGCCGGAGCCCCGGAAATCAGCGGCGGGCCAGCCGAATGCCTCGACTTTTCCGGCGCTACCCTGCTTCCCGGCCTGGTGGACGCCCACGTCCATTTATGCTGGTCAGGCGTCTCCGACCCGGAAATACGGAAAAACCAGGTCGAGCCGGATGAGGCATGGGCCGATGCCGCCATTTCCGGGCACATAAGGGATCATCTGGCCTGCGGCGTTTTCGCCGTGCGGGACGGCGGCGACAGGCTTGGCCACGCGGGGCGCTTTTCGCGGAATCAGAAGGGGCCCCTTGAAATTCGGGCCGCCGGCAGGGCATGGCACAGGCAGGGCCGCTACGGAAGCCTCATCGGCAGGCCGGTTCCCCAGGGCTTGAGCCTTGGCAGGGCCATTTTCGGGGACCCGGACCCTGGCGACCACGTCAAGGTGGTGCAGTCGGGCTTAAACAGCCTTAAGGTTTTCGGAAAGCCCACGAAGCCGCAGTTTTCCCTGGATGAGCTGACCGATGCCGTGGGGGCCGCAAAAAGCTGCGGGCTTTCCGTAATGGCCCACGCCAACGGGCCGGAAGCCGTTGAAATCGCAGTAAGGGCGGGGTGCGCCTCTGTCGAGCACGGGTTTTTCATGGGGCGGGAAAACCTGGAGCTTCTGGCGGATTCGGGCTGCGTGTGGGTTCCAACGTCAGTCACCATGACCGGCTACTCGGAAAGCCTGGCCCCGGAAAGCCCGGAGGCGGCGGTGGCTCGCAGGATGCTCGATTCTCAGTTGGAGCAGATGGCCCTGGCCCGGAGCCTTGGGGTGAAAATGGCAGTGGGCACCGATTCCGGCTGCCAGGGGGTCTTTCACGGGCTGGCAGTGCGGTGTGAGATGGAAAACATGGTTATGGCCGGTTTTACGATTGAAGAGGCCGTCAAGGCAGGAACGAGCTCGGGGGCCAAACTTCTGGGGTTTTCGGAAACGGGCGAAATAGCAAGGGGCCGGGACGCGACCTTCCTGGTCATACCCGGCCCCCCGTGCGAATTTATCGAAAACCTGAAAAATCCTACGGCCTTCTACATAAAGGGCCGCAAGGTTTTCGGATAA
- the htpX gene encoding zinc metalloprotease HtpX produces MGNQVKTGLLLGLLTILIVAVSGYFGGRNGAVIGLMLAFGMNFFGYWFSDKLVLKMYQAQEVTRSEEPQLVGIVEELAGNAGLPVPKVYVIPRNSPNAFATGRNPEHAAVAVTAGLMQLMDREELKGVLAHELAHVKNRDILVGTIAATLAGAVTFAAQMARWGAIFGGGRDDEDRAGGFLGVILMSILAPIAAMLIQMAVSRSREYMADETGAGFAGSPHGLASALAKLGGYSQRLPLDANPATAHMFIVNPLSAGGMANLFSTHPPLSERISRLSGQRPSTPARPGEDIRGPEDMSKASAKDFWNRLS; encoded by the coding sequence ATGGGCAACCAGGTGAAAACGGGGCTTCTTCTTGGCCTTCTTACGATCCTCATAGTGGCCGTTTCGGGCTATTTCGGCGGAAGAAACGGGGCGGTGATCGGGCTTATGCTGGCTTTCGGAATGAACTTTTTCGGATACTGGTTTTCGGACAAACTGGTGCTTAAAATGTACCAGGCCCAGGAGGTCACCCGAAGCGAAGAGCCCCAACTGGTGGGCATAGTGGAGGAACTTGCCGGAAACGCCGGGCTTCCCGTACCGAAGGTTTACGTCATTCCGCGCAACAGCCCCAACGCCTTCGCTACGGGCCGGAACCCGGAACACGCAGCCGTTGCCGTGACTGCGGGGCTCATGCAGCTCATGGACCGGGAGGAGCTTAAAGGGGTCCTGGCCCACGAGCTTGCCCACGTCAAGAACCGCGACATACTTGTGGGCACCATAGCCGCCACCCTTGCGGGCGCTGTCACCTTTGCGGCCCAGATGGCCCGCTGGGGCGCTATCTTCGGTGGAGGCAGGGACGACGAGGACAGGGCGGGCGGATTTTTGGGGGTGATCCTCATGAGCATACTGGCCCCCATCGCCGCAATGCTCATCCAGATGGCGGTTTCAAGAAGCCGTGAATACATGGCGGACGAAACCGGGGCCGGATTCGCGGGCTCGCCTCATGGGCTCGCCTCGGCCCTGGCCAAGCTGGGGGGCTATTCCCAGCGCCTGCCCCTGGACGCCAACCCGGCCACGGCCCACATGTTCATCGTAAACCCCCTCTCAGCGGGCGGCATGGCGAACCTGTTTTCCACGCATCCGCCCCTATCGGAACGCATCTCGCGGCTTTCCGGGCAAAGACCTTCCACGCCAGCACGTCCCGGAGAAGATATCCGGGGGCCGGAAGACATGTCGAAAGCCTCGGCAAAGGATTTTTGGAACCGCTTGTCATGA